The following are from one region of the Streptomyces decoyicus genome:
- a CDS encoding WhiB family transcriptional regulator — translation MNNTDNQTPRTLGDHTWHDRAACRSTTHHQVDPDLFFPEPDEMDLIRAAKALCAQCPVRGICLDAALENGDRDGIRGGMTEEERDPLHRKFQHRLNYGRVNAALAGRDIHLTDAERQAVVRAAYQAGTPAERLARLLKVTDEHAQKLYRRTRREIRNRAVEQQKHANKGKDKTNRQFTAMKESTANIPSRDDLGTAA, via the coding sequence ATGAACAACACCGACAACCAGACGCCGCGCACCCTCGGCGACCACACCTGGCACGACCGCGCCGCCTGCCGATCCACCACCCACCACCAAGTCGACCCGGACCTCTTCTTTCCCGAGCCGGACGAGATGGACCTCATCCGCGCCGCCAAGGCCTTGTGCGCGCAGTGCCCCGTCCGAGGCATCTGCCTCGACGCCGCCCTCGAAAACGGCGACCGCGACGGCATCCGCGGCGGCATGACCGAAGAGGAGCGGGACCCCCTGCACCGCAAGTTCCAGCACCGCCTCAACTACGGCCGCGTCAACGCAGCCTTGGCGGGCCGCGACATCCATCTCACCGACGCAGAGCGCCAAGCCGTCGTCCGCGCCGCCTACCAGGCCGGCACCCCGGCCGAACGCCTTGCCCGGCTGCTCAAGGTCACCGACGAACACGCCCAGAAGCTCTACCGCCGCACCCGTCGGGAGATCCGCAACCGCGCGGTAGAGCAGCAGAAGCATGCGAACAAGGGAAAGGACAAGACCAACAGGCAGTTCACGGCGATGAAGGAATCCACGGCCAACATCCCCTCCCGCGACGACCTCGGGACGGCCGCGTGA
- a CDS encoding ATP-binding protein: MRDHDAQPVGGIARRLASILTARGIDPAARLTDPAEPIPALQAAQARIPARYQAAVADHPAVAAWVREVAQAGRPGPEGAPGIAQGRSLLIVGTTGTGKTHQAYGAVRSLLLAGVRLRWKATTAADLYAELRPRPGHDGERELIDLARCPLLIIDDLGAAKSSEWTEEITMRLINRRYNEMLPTLVTTNLGMADLRQHIGDRVASRLTEMTDKVILDGPDRRRSLAAERRRIAATA, encoded by the coding sequence ATGCGCGACCACGACGCCCAGCCCGTCGGCGGCATCGCCCGCCGCTTGGCCAGCATCCTCACGGCCCGGGGCATCGACCCGGCCGCCAGGCTCACCGACCCGGCGGAGCCCATCCCTGCCCTCCAAGCGGCACAGGCCCGCATCCCGGCCCGCTACCAGGCCGCCGTCGCCGACCACCCAGCCGTCGCCGCCTGGGTCCGCGAAGTCGCCCAAGCAGGACGCCCCGGCCCGGAAGGTGCGCCGGGCATCGCCCAGGGCCGCTCGCTGCTCATCGTCGGCACCACCGGCACCGGCAAGACCCACCAGGCGTACGGCGCGGTCCGATCCCTGCTCCTGGCCGGCGTTCGGCTGCGCTGGAAGGCCACCACGGCCGCCGACCTGTACGCGGAGCTGCGGCCGCGCCCCGGGCACGATGGCGAGCGAGAACTGATCGACCTCGCCCGCTGCCCGTTGCTGATCATCGACGACCTCGGCGCGGCCAAGAGCAGCGAGTGGACCGAGGAGATCACGATGCGGCTGATCAACCGCCGCTACAACGAGATGCTCCCGACCCTGGTGACCACCAACCTCGGCATGGCCGACCTACGCCAGCACATCGGCGACCGCGTCGCCTCCCGCCTGACGGAGATGACCGACAAAGTCATCCTCGACGGTCCCGACCGCAGACGGTCCCTCGCAGCCGAGCGTCGCCGCATCGCTGCCACCGCCTGA
- a CDS encoding helix-turn-helix transcriptional regulator, whose product MSGGTAESGPERSGNKLPSGQRAATEAGQEETQPVTPAQLVGLAGLLRAWKAVASERLGRQITQKEVAEACERSVRWYRDLETGAATRLTREQCEAIGKLFMLGRDELQALLLYSMGGAVAAGPAPAFDTPTRRAVQALLDQQTNPAWLLDSKWNIVGYNDPMKTWCPWVMDPGANLMRWSLLSDEAKTVFVDWNKHAIEWLAMLRFSVLQHPQDAEIGALVAEIINADAYLRRLWEERCDVTEAREAFYYRGSLPAHNFEIVELESQTLFPAALPDCRMVIMTWLHADNSKRQAREVSGQAPESGELARRSNGQLPGQISVATAAEAATYAGEGAVALPILSELMGHGCRLTYGPSTRTVIWATRQDDGRWDVAEVNPYTVIVRMPQAIHVKGASEEYKLLTRALLPIDSSDAVQRIQEMTAQLRRRIEVLEEIHRDEWEADRDRVPYTWHPVDEI is encoded by the coding sequence ATGAGCGGGGGAACCGCTGAGAGCGGACCCGAGCGGAGCGGCAACAAGCTGCCCTCCGGTCAACGGGCTGCAACAGAGGCCGGGCAGGAAGAGACCCAGCCAGTCACCCCAGCGCAGCTGGTAGGCCTCGCCGGTCTTCTGCGGGCCTGGAAAGCTGTCGCCAGTGAACGGCTCGGCCGACAGATCACCCAGAAGGAAGTTGCCGAAGCCTGCGAACGCTCGGTGCGCTGGTACCGCGATCTGGAAACCGGCGCCGCAACACGGCTGACCCGCGAGCAGTGCGAGGCCATCGGAAAGCTGTTCATGCTAGGTCGCGACGAGCTTCAGGCCCTGCTGCTCTACAGCATGGGTGGCGCAGTCGCTGCTGGTCCGGCGCCGGCGTTCGATACGCCCACCCGTCGTGCGGTGCAGGCCCTGCTCGACCAGCAGACGAATCCGGCCTGGCTTCTCGACTCGAAGTGGAACATCGTCGGGTACAACGACCCGATGAAGACCTGGTGCCCGTGGGTCATGGATCCCGGTGCCAACCTGATGCGGTGGTCGCTGCTCAGCGACGAGGCGAAGACGGTCTTCGTGGACTGGAACAAGCACGCCATCGAGTGGCTGGCGATGCTGCGCTTCTCCGTACTCCAGCACCCGCAGGATGCCGAAATCGGTGCTCTCGTCGCCGAGATCATCAACGCAGATGCCTACCTTCGACGGCTGTGGGAAGAGCGCTGCGATGTCACCGAGGCGCGGGAGGCCTTCTACTACCGGGGCTCCCTGCCGGCCCACAATTTCGAGATCGTCGAGCTGGAGTCTCAGACACTCTTCCCGGCAGCCTTGCCGGACTGCCGCATGGTCATCATGACCTGGCTGCACGCCGACAACTCCAAGCGGCAGGCCAGAGAGGTGTCCGGCCAGGCCCCGGAGAGCGGGGAGCTGGCACGCAGGTCAAACGGTCAGCTCCCCGGGCAGATCAGCGTCGCCACGGCCGCCGAAGCCGCGACGTACGCCGGCGAAGGTGCCGTCGCCCTGCCCATCCTCAGCGAACTGATGGGGCACGGCTGCCGGCTGACCTACGGTCCTTCGACCCGCACCGTCATCTGGGCCACGCGGCAGGACGACGGCCGCTGGGACGTCGCCGAGGTCAACCCGTACACCGTCATCGTCCGCATGCCGCAGGCGATCCACGTCAAGGGGGCCTCCGAGGAGTACAAGCTGCTCACTCGGGCTCTGCTGCCCATCGACTCCAGTGACGCGGTACAGCGCATCCAGGAGATGACCGCGCAGCTGCGCCGGCGCATCGAGGTTCTGGAAGAGATCCACCGCGACGAGTGGGAAGCCGACCGCGACCGGGTTCCCTACACCTGGCACCCGGTCGACGAGATCTAG